tgtaactatagaaaataaccataaatatatagataatttttaacataattgtctaaaattgttcattttgcttcaaaactataaaattttagtttaaattcatggttaaatgttaaccattttttactttaacttactttgattaccaaattcgattttgatccatcaattcacgttgaccgtttaattaaacggatttttgaaaataggaacggattgctcctaaaaatgattaatcggagattaatcggcgagtaatcgggttttttacaacactgccaTCACCAACAACCCGCCCAACTCCATCTGACCATCTTGACTCTCTCGTCAAAGCCAGCCGGCCGGGTCCGTCATCAAAAcccttaattaaattaaattaagttCCCGCCGTTTCACTCATCACAACCATTAAacttaattaaatttaaattagattagataataaataaaagttcaaAAGCCAATGTCTTTAAACGCAACAATCAAAAATGACGGCCAGCTCCCGTTAATCACAGCATCTTCGATAAGAATTTCATAGTCACCACCGTTTGATAACAATAAATATAGCtgaattgaaagaaaaaaaaaaaaaaaaaaaatgaaaaagggAGATTATTCAAAATTAGCAAAAAAATGGCTGGAAAACAGTTCCACATTTCAATTAGACGGCATGGCACAAAGAGGAATTAAAATCGATCGCGTTGAATTCGGTTACGTCCGTTGCTATTTCGTTGTTCCAGATCATCTAACGGTTAGTTAGCTCAATCCATTATTTTTTACTTAATTTCATCAATTGCGCCACTCAATTAACCTTAGTAccttacatatacatatagatacacatataaatgtatgcCCATATTGTATCATCAGGTTACTATATGTATGCGTAAATATATATATAGCGGTTGATCTAGCTAGGGTCGATCTACTCGAGCTCAATTCGAGCGGAGTTCGAGCCCGAGCTTGAACATAATTTGAAGATCGATTATTAAACAAGATTAAACTTCTTTATCTTtcatttataaaaatatagtaatacACACATAAATTATATGAAATTACTACACATATATAATTTCAAACTCAAACCGCACTTGAGTTTATTTCATGTCAAACGATAGAGTTCGAGCTCGGGCTCTCTGAAATGTAAACAAGCCCTAGCCTTTGTATTGTATCTTTTGCGAATAAAGATATGAATTGATTATTTTAATATCGAACAATAAagcataatgaataataaattaataatgattatgatttatgaatatgaatatgaattatgatGATCACCTAGATCAGGATGGAGAAGGAAACTGGAACGCTGGTGCAATATCGGTTTTGATCGACGGAATGGCTGCAGGTGCAGTATTTTCTATTTGTGGAGGTCAATTGGCAACAATTGATTTCACCATCTCATTTTATTCAACGGTTAAAGTCAATGTAAGTCATTTCTTTATCTCTTCCCTTGTTATGATTCATGTAAGTGTATAGACTCACACTCGAGTAGTTGTTTATACTCAGCTCGTAAATCGAGCTTGTGTCATTTTGCATAAGGTGTATGCGTATATTTGTGTGTATGTGTTACAGTCACACATATACATGCCTACGTGATTATCATGCTATATACTCGAGTTAAATCAATTAGTTGAGCTAATAATGTATTGGATTTTTCTAATGACACTAATTATGTATCGGAATATTCTAATAACAGCCCATAAAGGTTGTCGCGAACATGCATGAGTGTATTTTACATAGCGGATTAAATTGATTTTTTTAGTGGCGGTCGTTCACATGTACAATATATTTATGCACGGACAACTCTAAGGGCTCTCATTAGAAAAGTTCTTATTAGCTATTTCTGTAACTTATTCTTCTTACATTTGGAAATTTGAGTTAATTACAAGTTTTTCATTGAAAACGGGCGTTGTTGTTATAGGAGGAGGTTGTGATAGAGGCAAATGTGGTTGGAGAACAGGGCAGTTTGATATCAGTGGTAATCGATATCACAAAGAAAGCCACAGGCGACAAGGTTGCCGTTGGAAAACAATGGATGCATACTAGTCCTTTCAAAAGCACGCATGCTAAGCTTTGAGTCACTTAGCATATACCATTGAATATAAGATAACAAATTTGTTTTTGTATCATAATTTATACATCAGTAGTACATGAAAAGCTACAAGCTATGGTTAAATTTGGATATGCTTTGACCATAATTTTACATAATGAATTTTATCTGAATGATTTTTTTGTCGTCATTGTTGTATTCCTTCTTAAAAACTGCTTTGGAAGCCAGTGTAATGAAATAACTAGTTATATTACCTTGATGTATACAGTATACAAACTATGTTTTTCATCTCTTTAGTGAGACCATCCACATTGGTTAGTATAAAACTAGCCGATACGCTTCCAGAAGTGGGCCCCAAACAAGTAAAGAGAAGCTACAATGCTTTGACCTAATCTTTATATCATCTCATTAAACCCCCACCTTTTCCAAAATACCACCAGAGACCCTCACAATTTCCCTATCTATTTCATCAGCTACCTTCTTCTTCCCTAATCTCTTAAACCCCCTACTCAAAACCTTACCTATATACTCATCATCTGAAGAATCGCAATTCCATCCACCGGACTTCATCATCTCGTATATCCTCACCGTTGGCTCCACCCTATCGGCCGCAAGCAACGCCTTGATAACCGTCACAAGCCCCTTACCCTCGGCCGACTTCAGATCCTCCACTTTAATATCGGACATCAATTGATCGATTTCATCTGTCATGCCTGATAGTATGAAAACATTCAGATTATATTATCACACGTGCACATTGTTTGCAAATTAATATTCAATTATACACAAAATCGGACAACAAATCATATGTGATAAAATTATGATCCTAAAAAGGATTACCGAAACGGCGAATCCAATAGCACTCAAAAACAGTACTATTAACAAGAAGTTTTAAGATTTGTGTGCAGGTTAGTGCCTATATGGCAGTCCACATATGCTGAGACtacgggtgcgtttgataaaactgaatgattttagtgctgaatggttcagaatctgaatgattcaaggcctctgaataaagtttgttcggaatgaaaataagctgtttgataatcacttAGAATGAACGATATAAACTGAGTAAAATTACCTTATCAAAATGTAACATgaataaatattcaatatacttgttagttaagtgttcaGGATAGGATTGGAAGAGAAAattacagaaaatttaggctcttaatggttaagagagtgtttcatctctgaatggttcagcactgaattctgaaccattcagcaccacatgtcattcagaggtcagaaacaaacgcactgaatgttgaatggttcagcattcagcactgaaccatcccattaagaggcaaacaaacacATCCGTAACGTCTAATTGGCAGTTAGGGAATTTATGTTATTGCCATGTCACCGTCTGCATTGCAGCCCACATCATTAACCATGCCAACATGGTAGTCCACGTCATCAATAGACTTTTTTTTAACTAATGACATTCTAAATCCTCTAACTTACAAAGTTACAATTAAATACGTACTACGGAGTATCATTTTTTGTTCCTTTGAAGGGCAAGAAACTATACAATACAATTTTCTTAGCAATTTTCAGTATGAAAAGTACGAAGTAATATAATTCAACAAAAACTAGATTTACACATAACTAACAAAAATTAGTAATCTATAACTTATTCACTGATAATAAATTATTGTCATGATAACGGAGTATATGTAACATTATTAAATAACTTTATATGTACTTACCTTTATTCGCCATAGCAGTAACAAGCTTCGCGTACAAATTTAGGTCAGTTTTATACCAATCTTCAGATCTAATGGCTGAAAAAACCTTAAGAGCTAAATCAAACTGATCTTGCCGAATAAGTTCATTGAAGGCGGCAATAAGATCAGATTTCACTAACCGAGATAGAGTTTTCGAAACGGAGTCGTTATTAGTTGGATCTAAACGGTGTGAGCGTTTAAGTGATTGAACGGCTTGGATTGCTTCTATGCTTAGTGTTCGGCCTTTGTGGAGAGGACCACGATTGTCACGTGGACCGCACCGTACTGGAACATAGTTTGGTGGTTTTCCGGAGGTCTGTACGGTGGCAGAACGGTGGTGCGGTGATGGACGGAATTGTTGGTAAAGGTGGATTGAGGATGATGCCATTTAGGTAATGAGATAATGTGATGATGGAGGTTTTGGGGGACGAGATGAATTGGATTTAGCTGTTGGGGAATTACTATTTTACCCTCCAGTTTTTAGAAGAATAGAATATAGTTGAGTTTGAAAAAGAAACCGTCAACAGCAGGATTCGAACCTGCGCAGGCAAAGCCCAACAGATTTCGAGTCTGTCTCCTTAACCACTCGGACATATTGACAATTTGT
This genomic window from Rutidosis leptorrhynchoides isolate AG116_Rl617_1_P2 chromosome 2, CSIRO_AGI_Rlap_v1, whole genome shotgun sequence contains:
- the LOC139890447 gene encoding uncharacterized protein; translation: MKKGDYSKLAKKWLENSSTFQLDGMAQRGIKIDRVEFGYVRCYFVVPDHLTDGEGNWNAGAISVLIDGMAAGAVFSICGGQLATIDFTISFYSTVKVNEEVVIEANVVGEQGSLISVVIDITKKATGDKVAVGKQWMHTSPFKSTHAKL
- the LOC139894174 gene encoding protein THYLAKOID ASSEMBLY 8, chloroplastic, with amino-acid sequence MASSSIHLYQQFRPSPHHRSATVQTSGKPPNYVPVRCGPRDNRGPLHKGRTLSIEAIQAVQSLKRSHRLDPTNNDSVSKTLSRLVKSDLIAAFNELIRQDQFDLALKVFSAIRSEDWYKTDLNLYAKLVTAMANKGMTDEIDQLMSDIKVEDLKSAEGKGLVTVIKALLAADRVEPTVRIYEMMKSGGWNCDSSDDEYIGKVLSRGFKRLGKKKVADEIDREIVRVSGGILEKVGV